TGCTGCGGGATCTACCCTTGGCGATGCAACAGGACTGGACCACGATGCTGCCGCTATCCCGGAACCTGCTGTTTGACCTAATGCTGGTCCTGTTGATCTCGATGGTGACGTATCTTGTGCTGGAGCAGCGGCAGGGCTTGTGGTTTGTCTTTTTAACCGAGCTATATCTGGCTGTGCTGGATACCTTCCTTCCGTACGAGGCGGACGGCGCCATTATCCGAACGCTCATCTACGGATTCCTGATGCTGGCGGTGGCCCATCTTCACACCATGTCCAGGCGGGCACCCGTCGTCGGAAAGAGCCGCTGGACGATCTGGAGGGCCCTGCTGGCTCCTGTGCTGATCGTCACATTTGCGGTGGGGGTCGCCTATGCCGGACCGAAAAAAGAGCCGATCTGGCCCGATCCCGTGGCTTTTCTCACGGGGAATAACGGGGCTGGCGTGGGCACGATGAAGAAGGTCGGGTACGACAATAATGACGAGAATTTGGGCGGTCCCTTTCAGCAGGATGACACGCTGGTCTTTGTCGGGGTGACCAATGAGCGCACGTATTGGCGGGGCGACTCCAAAGATGTCTATACCGGCCGCGGATGGACAAAAGGAGATCGGGAGTACCTGCTGATCCCGGATCCGGCCTCCTATGAGTGGAGCCAGATGCTCTATCAGGGTACGGAGACAAAGGACGTGACGGCCACGCTGGACTTCTCGAGAGGAGCAAGATTTTCGACGCTCTTTTTCCCGGGGCAGCTGAAAAAGGTGGCAAGTATCGAGCCGGCACAGACCATGCTCGTCTACGACCGAAATCATCAGCAGGTCGAACTGCAGTCGAGCAGGGAGAGAACCCGCATCGCGCCGGTTCGGCCGGAATCGTACCAGCTGGAAGCGGAAGTACCGGTGATCAGTGAAAAGGCGATCATGCAGGCAGACATGAATTATCCGGAAGAAATCAAGGAGCGCTATTTGCAGCTGCCTGCCGAAATGCCGGAGCGGGTCAAGGAACTGGCGCTCTCGATCACGAAAAATGCGGCGACCCCGTATGAAAAAGTGAGGGCGATTGAGAATTACCTTCGCACGGGGGGAGACTATAAATACGAAACCAAGGATGTGCCAGTCCCGGCTCCCGACCAGGACTTCGTGGACCACTTCCTGTTTGACAGCCGCCGGGGGTATTGCGATCATTTCTCCACCTCGATGGCGGTGATGCTCCGTACCCTCGACATACCCGCACGGTGGGTAAAAGGATTTGCGCCCGGTACGGCCGTCGGAAAAGACGGTTTGGGCAACGATATCATGGAAGTGAAAAACAAGGATGCCCACTCCTGGGTAGAAGTGTACTTCCCCGGACAGGGCTGGATTCCCTTCGAAGCTAC
This sequence is a window from Brevibacillus composti. Protein-coding genes within it:
- a CDS encoding transglutaminaseTgpA domain-containing protein, with product MSIWRRPQGLEWAAALCLFLMLREWLLPLGELTDTGTLWPFYVIVAGILLIDLVVPYRWLTFPLKLAGIFWVVHRDFSDTAFFSKDWLIQVYTSLLRDLPLAMQQDWTTMLPLSRNLLFDLMLVLLISMVTYLVLEQRQGLWFVFLTELYLAVLDTFLPYEADGAIIRTLIYGFLMLAVAHLHTMSRRAPVVGKSRWTIWRALLAPVLIVTFAVGVAYAGPKKEPIWPDPVAFLTGNNGAGVGTMKKVGYDNNDENLGGPFQQDDTLVFVGVTNERTYWRGDSKDVYTGRGWTKGDREYLLIPDPASYEWSQMLYQGTETKDVTATLDFSRGARFSTLFFPGQLKKVASIEPAQTMLVYDRNHQQVELQSSRERTRIAPVRPESYQLEAEVPVISEKAIMQADMNYPEEIKERYLQLPAEMPERVKELALSITKNAATPYEKVRAIENYLRTGGDYKYETKDVPVPAPDQDFVDHFLFDSRRGYCDHFSTSMAVMLRTLDIPARWVKGFAPGTAVGKDGLGNDIMEVKNKDAHSWVEVYFPGQGWIPFEATSTFTSPVRINYDRTTEDTQLPVPVPDLSEHVVPDRGDGRLDELEEADRPVTTSRSMPWQLKAIGAGLLLAGAYVSWRRRKEITLWWLQRKMRKHPAELYPDRYHLLLVLIQHVHSKREPGETLREYVKRLSLPGDKRQDLQYLTHLYERVYYGCREMEEKAKEIAHKIMERLSQQLKP